One Clupea harengus chromosome 12, Ch_v2.0.2, whole genome shotgun sequence DNA segment encodes these proteins:
- the rab27b gene encoding ras-related protein Rab-27B isoform X4, which yields MTDGDYDYLIKLLALGDSGVGKTTFLYRYTDNKFNPKFITTVGIDFREKRVVYTANSPNGTTGKSFKVHLQLWDTAGQERFRSLTTAFFRDAMGFLLMFDLTSQQSFLNVRNWMSQLQANAYCENPDIVLVGNKADLADQREVQEKQAKELADKYGIPYFETSAATGTEVDKAVVTLLDLVMKRMEQCVDKPALDAQNGEGTSKLDAPPVNEKKCAC from the exons ATGACTGATGGGGACTATGATTATTTGATCAAGCTCCTGGCTCTGGGGGACTCTGGAGTGGGAAAGACTACCTTCCTCTACCGCTACACAGACAACAAATTCAACCCCAAATTCATCACTACAGTGGGGATAGACTTCAGGGAAAAAAGAGTG GTCTACACAGCGAATAGCCCTAATGGAACCACAGGGAAGTCATTTAAAGTGCATCTGCAGCTGTGGGACACAGCAGGACAGGAGAG ATTCAGGAGCCTCACCACAGCGTTCTTCAGAGACGCAATGGGCTTCCTGCTCATGTTTGACCTCACCAGCCAGCAGAGCTTCCTCAACGTGCGCAACTGGATGA GCCAGCTACAGGCCAATGCGTACTGTGAAAATCCTGACATCGTCTTAGTGGGCAACAAGGCCGATCTGGCAGACCAGAGAGAGGTGCAGGAGAAACAGGCCAAAGAGCTCGCTGACAAGTATGG TATCCCCTACTTTGAGACGAGTGCGGCCACGGGGACGGAGGTGGACAAGGCTGTGGTCACCCTGCTGGACCTGGTCATGAAGCGCATGGAACAGTGTGTGGACAAACCAGCACTCGACGCCCAGAATGGGGAGGGCACCAGCAAGCTGGACGCGCCGCCGGTCAATGAGAAGAAATGCGCCTGTTAA
- the rab27b gene encoding ras-related protein Rab-27B isoform X1, with product MSQFPERFSAGSTMTDGDYDYLIKLLALGDSGVGKTTFLYRYTDNKFNPKFITTVGIDFREKRVVYTANSPNGTTGKSFKVHLQLWDTAGQERFRSLTTAFFRDAMGFLLMFDLTSQQSFLNVRNWMSQLQANAYCENPDIVLVGNKADLADQREVQEKQAKELADKYGIPYFETSAATGTEVDKAVVTLLDLVMKRMEQCVDKPALDAQNGEGTSKLDAPPVNEKKCAC from the exons ATGAGTCAGTTTCCTGAACG gttcAGCGCAGGCAGCACTATGACTGATGGGGACTATGATTATTTGATCAAGCTCCTGGCTCTGGGGGACTCTGGAGTGGGAAAGACTACCTTCCTCTACCGCTACACAGACAACAAATTCAACCCCAAATTCATCACTACAGTGGGGATAGACTTCAGGGAAAAAAGAGTG GTCTACACAGCGAATAGCCCTAATGGAACCACAGGGAAGTCATTTAAAGTGCATCTGCAGCTGTGGGACACAGCAGGACAGGAGAG ATTCAGGAGCCTCACCACAGCGTTCTTCAGAGACGCAATGGGCTTCCTGCTCATGTTTGACCTCACCAGCCAGCAGAGCTTCCTCAACGTGCGCAACTGGATGA GCCAGCTACAGGCCAATGCGTACTGTGAAAATCCTGACATCGTCTTAGTGGGCAACAAGGCCGATCTGGCAGACCAGAGAGAGGTGCAGGAGAAACAGGCCAAAGAGCTCGCTGACAAGTATGG TATCCCCTACTTTGAGACGAGTGCGGCCACGGGGACGGAGGTGGACAAGGCTGTGGTCACCCTGCTGGACCTGGTCATGAAGCGCATGGAACAGTGTGTGGACAAACCAGCACTCGACGCCCAGAATGGGGAGGGCACCAGCAAGCTGGACGCGCCGCCGGTCAATGAGAAGAAATGCGCCTGTTAA
- the rab27b gene encoding ras-related protein Rab-27B isoform X2, with product MSQFPERFSAGSTMTDGDYDYLIKLLALGDSGVGKTTFLYRYTDNKFNPKFITTVGIDFREKRVVYTANSPNGTTGKSFKVHLQLWDTAGQERFRSLTTAFFRDAMGFLLMFDLTSQQSFLNVRNWMSQLQANAYCENPDIVLVGNKADLADQREVQEKQAKELADNIPYFETSAATGTEVDKAVVTLLDLVMKRMEQCVDKPALDAQNGEGTSKLDAPPVNEKKCAC from the exons ATGAGTCAGTTTCCTGAACG gttcAGCGCAGGCAGCACTATGACTGATGGGGACTATGATTATTTGATCAAGCTCCTGGCTCTGGGGGACTCTGGAGTGGGAAAGACTACCTTCCTCTACCGCTACACAGACAACAAATTCAACCCCAAATTCATCACTACAGTGGGGATAGACTTCAGGGAAAAAAGAGTG GTCTACACAGCGAATAGCCCTAATGGAACCACAGGGAAGTCATTTAAAGTGCATCTGCAGCTGTGGGACACAGCAGGACAGGAGAG ATTCAGGAGCCTCACCACAGCGTTCTTCAGAGACGCAATGGGCTTCCTGCTCATGTTTGACCTCACCAGCCAGCAGAGCTTCCTCAACGTGCGCAACTGGATGA GCCAGCTACAGGCCAATGCGTACTGTGAAAATCCTGACATCGTCTTAGTGGGCAACAAGGCCGATCTGGCAGACCAGAGAGAGGTGCAGGAGAAACAGGCCAAAGAGCTCGCTGACAA TATCCCCTACTTTGAGACGAGTGCGGCCACGGGGACGGAGGTGGACAAGGCTGTGGTCACCCTGCTGGACCTGGTCATGAAGCGCATGGAACAGTGTGTGGACAAACCAGCACTCGACGCCCAGAATGGGGAGGGCACCAGCAAGCTGGACGCGCCGCCGGTCAATGAGAAGAAATGCGCCTGTTAA
- the rab27b gene encoding ras-related protein Rab-27B isoform X3, giving the protein MFSAGSTMTDGDYDYLIKLLALGDSGVGKTTFLYRYTDNKFNPKFITTVGIDFREKRVVYTANSPNGTTGKSFKVHLQLWDTAGQERFRSLTTAFFRDAMGFLLMFDLTSQQSFLNVRNWMSQLQANAYCENPDIVLVGNKADLADQREVQEKQAKELADKYGIPYFETSAATGTEVDKAVVTLLDLVMKRMEQCVDKPALDAQNGEGTSKLDAPPVNEKKCAC; this is encoded by the exons gttcAGCGCAGGCAGCACTATGACTGATGGGGACTATGATTATTTGATCAAGCTCCTGGCTCTGGGGGACTCTGGAGTGGGAAAGACTACCTTCCTCTACCGCTACACAGACAACAAATTCAACCCCAAATTCATCACTACAGTGGGGATAGACTTCAGGGAAAAAAGAGTG GTCTACACAGCGAATAGCCCTAATGGAACCACAGGGAAGTCATTTAAAGTGCATCTGCAGCTGTGGGACACAGCAGGACAGGAGAG ATTCAGGAGCCTCACCACAGCGTTCTTCAGAGACGCAATGGGCTTCCTGCTCATGTTTGACCTCACCAGCCAGCAGAGCTTCCTCAACGTGCGCAACTGGATGA GCCAGCTACAGGCCAATGCGTACTGTGAAAATCCTGACATCGTCTTAGTGGGCAACAAGGCCGATCTGGCAGACCAGAGAGAGGTGCAGGAGAAACAGGCCAAAGAGCTCGCTGACAAGTATGG TATCCCCTACTTTGAGACGAGTGCGGCCACGGGGACGGAGGTGGACAAGGCTGTGGTCACCCTGCTGGACCTGGTCATGAAGCGCATGGAACAGTGTGTGGACAAACCAGCACTCGACGCCCAGAATGGGGAGGGCACCAGCAAGCTGGACGCGCCGCCGGTCAATGAGAAGAAATGCGCCTGTTAA